The following are encoded together in the Equus quagga isolate Etosha38 chromosome 15, UCLA_HA_Equagga_1.0, whole genome shotgun sequence genome:
- the FAM222A gene encoding protein FAM222A isoform X4 — protein sequence MSETVASSMHSSRYPSPAELDAYAEKVANSPLSIKIFPTNIRVPQHKHLSRTVNGYDTSGQRYSPYPQHSAGYQGLLAIVKAAVSASGVSAPAGPAKSVLKSAEGKRTKLSPAAVQVGIAPYPAPSTLGPLAYPKPPEAPAPPPGLPAAAPAASVIPLPGRGLPLPPSNLPSIHSLLYQLNQQCQAPGAVPPACQGVAIPHPSPAKHGPVPSFPSMAYAAPGGLPDCRKGPELGQGSTPALTLAGATKPAGYADGGLDYLLWPQKPPPPPPQPLRAYSGGTVASKSPEACGGRAYERASGSPLNCGVGLPASFTVGQYFTAPWNSVLVTPTSDCYNPAAAAVAVTELGPGAARELAGPPAEALSGLPSKGMCNTAVLSSSLQSLECLISDIRPACIKEQMLGKGYEAVAVPRLLDHQHAHIRLPVYR from the exons ATGA GCGAGACAGTGGCCAGCTCCATGCATTCCTCCCGCTACCCGAGCCCGGCCGAGCTGGACGCCTACGCCGAGAAGGTGGCCAACAGCCCGCTCTCCATCAAGATCTTTCCCACCAACATCCGTGTGCCCCAGCACAAGCATCTCAGCCGCACCGTCAACGGCTATGACACCAGCGGCCAGCGCTACAGCCCCTACCCGCAGCACAGCGCCGGCTACCAGGGCCTGCTGGCCATCGTCAAGGCCGCCGTCTCCGCCTCTGGGGTGTCCGCGCCCGCTGGGCCCGCCAAGAGCGTGCTCAAGAGCGCCGAGGGCAAGCGGACCAAGCTGTCGCCGGCCGCCGTGCAGGTGGGCATCGCGCCCTACCCCGCACCCAGCACGCTGGGGCCGCTGGCCTACCCCAAGCCGCCTGAGGCGCCCGCCCCGCCACCCGGCCTGCCCGCGGCCGCCCCCGCCGCCTCGGTCATCCCCCTGCCCGGCCGCGGCCTGCCCCTGCCACCCTCCAACCTGCCCTCCATCCACAGCCTCCTCTACCAGCTCAACCAGCAGTGCCAGGCCCCGGGCGCCGTGCCCCCCGCCTGCCAGGGCGTGgccatcccccaccccagcccggcCAAGCACGGCCCGGTGCCCAGCTTCCCCAGCATGGCCTACGCGGCCCCCGGCGGCCTGCCTGACTGCCGGAAGGGCCCCGAGCTGGGCCAGGGCAGCACACCGGCCTTGACGTTGGCCGGCGCCACCAAGCCTGCAGGGTACGCGGACGGTGGCCTGGATTACCTGCTGTGGCCGCAGAAGCCGCCCCCACCGCCGCCCCAGCCGCTTCGGGCCTACAGCGGGGGCACGGTGGCCAGCAAGTCCCCCGAGGCCTGCGGGGGGCGGGCGTACGAGCGGGCCAGCGGGTCGCCCCTCAACTGTGGCGTGGGGCTGCCCGCCAGCTTCACTGTGGGCCAGTACTTCACCGCCCCCTGGAACAGCGTGCTGGTGACTCCCACCAGCGACTGCTACAACCCCGCGGCGGCGGCAGTGGCGGTCACCGAGCTGGGGCCCGGGGCGGCCCGGGAGCTGGCGGGGCCCCCCGCAGAGGCCCTCTCAGGCCTGCCCAGCAAGGGCATGTGCAACACGGCGGTGCTCAGCAGCAGCCTGCAGTCGTTGGAGTGTCTCATCAGTGACATCCGGCCGGCCTGCATCAAGGAGCAGATGCTGGGCAAGGGCTACGAGGCGGTGGCCGTGCCCCGGCTGCTCGACCACCAGCACGCCCACATCCGCCTGCCCGTCTACAGATAA
- the FAM222A gene encoding protein FAM222A isoform X3 → MLACLQRTQNPPGQHLVCPSKSLELRKCETVASSMHSSRYPSPAELDAYAEKVANSPLSIKIFPTNIRVPQHKHLSRTVNGYDTSGQRYSPYPQHSAGYQGLLAIVKAAVSASGVSAPAGPAKSVLKSAEGKRTKLSPAAVQVGIAPYPAPSTLGPLAYPKPPEAPAPPPGLPAAAPAASVIPLPGRGLPLPPSNLPSIHSLLYQLNQQCQAPGAVPPACQGVAIPHPSPAKHGPVPSFPSMAYAAPGGLPDCRKGPELGQGSTPALTLAGATKPAGYADGGLDYLLWPQKPPPPPPQPLRAYSGGTVASKSPEACGGRAYERASGSPLNCGVGLPASFTVGQYFTAPWNSVLVTPTSDCYNPAAAAVAVTELGPGAARELAGPPAEALSGLPSKGMCNTAVLSSSLQSLECLISDIRPACIKEQMLGKGYEAVAVPRLLDHQHAHIRLPVYR, encoded by the coding sequence GCGAGACAGTGGCCAGCTCCATGCATTCCTCCCGCTACCCGAGCCCGGCCGAGCTGGACGCCTACGCCGAGAAGGTGGCCAACAGCCCGCTCTCCATCAAGATCTTTCCCACCAACATCCGTGTGCCCCAGCACAAGCATCTCAGCCGCACCGTCAACGGCTATGACACCAGCGGCCAGCGCTACAGCCCCTACCCGCAGCACAGCGCCGGCTACCAGGGCCTGCTGGCCATCGTCAAGGCCGCCGTCTCCGCCTCTGGGGTGTCCGCGCCCGCTGGGCCCGCCAAGAGCGTGCTCAAGAGCGCCGAGGGCAAGCGGACCAAGCTGTCGCCGGCCGCCGTGCAGGTGGGCATCGCGCCCTACCCCGCACCCAGCACGCTGGGGCCGCTGGCCTACCCCAAGCCGCCTGAGGCGCCCGCCCCGCCACCCGGCCTGCCCGCGGCCGCCCCCGCCGCCTCGGTCATCCCCCTGCCCGGCCGCGGCCTGCCCCTGCCACCCTCCAACCTGCCCTCCATCCACAGCCTCCTCTACCAGCTCAACCAGCAGTGCCAGGCCCCGGGCGCCGTGCCCCCCGCCTGCCAGGGCGTGgccatcccccaccccagcccggcCAAGCACGGCCCGGTGCCCAGCTTCCCCAGCATGGCCTACGCGGCCCCCGGCGGCCTGCCTGACTGCCGGAAGGGCCCCGAGCTGGGCCAGGGCAGCACACCGGCCTTGACGTTGGCCGGCGCCACCAAGCCTGCAGGGTACGCGGACGGTGGCCTGGATTACCTGCTGTGGCCGCAGAAGCCGCCCCCACCGCCGCCCCAGCCGCTTCGGGCCTACAGCGGGGGCACGGTGGCCAGCAAGTCCCCCGAGGCCTGCGGGGGGCGGGCGTACGAGCGGGCCAGCGGGTCGCCCCTCAACTGTGGCGTGGGGCTGCCCGCCAGCTTCACTGTGGGCCAGTACTTCACCGCCCCCTGGAACAGCGTGCTGGTGACTCCCACCAGCGACTGCTACAACCCCGCGGCGGCGGCAGTGGCGGTCACCGAGCTGGGGCCCGGGGCGGCCCGGGAGCTGGCGGGGCCCCCCGCAGAGGCCCTCTCAGGCCTGCCCAGCAAGGGCATGTGCAACACGGCGGTGCTCAGCAGCAGCCTGCAGTCGTTGGAGTGTCTCATCAGTGACATCCGGCCGGCCTGCATCAAGGAGCAGATGCTGGGCAAGGGCTACGAGGCGGTGGCCGTGCCCCGGCTGCTCGACCACCAGCACGCCCACATCCGCCTGCCCGTCTACAGATAA